The DNA segment GCATGCTCCAGCACAACACCCTCGGTGCCGACCAGCTGAAGCGTCTGCGCGTGTACGCGGGCGGCGAGCACAAGCACGAGGCGCAGCAGCCGCAGCCGATCACGTTCGGCGAGCTCGGGGAGATCATCCGTGCCAGCCAGTGAGCACTACTACAACGGCACCGGCCGTCGGAAGAACGCGGTGGCGCGCGTCCGCCTGATCCCCGGCGACGGCGTCCTCGTCATCAACGGCAAGTCGCCGAGCGAGTACTTCGGCCGGCGCGACCTGGAGACCATCGTCACCCAGCCGCTGCGGGTCACCGACACCATCGGTCGGTTCGTGGCCAGCATCAAGGTGCAGGGGGGCGGCGTCGCCGGCCAGGCCGGTGCGGTCTGCCACGGCATCGCCCGCGCCCTCTGCCTCGCCGACGAGAACCTCCGGGAGCCGCTGAAGCGGGCCGGCCTCCTCACCCGCGACCCGCGGGAGAAGGAGCGCAAGAAGTACGGCCTCAAGCGGGCCCGCAAGGCCCCGCAGTACACCAAGCGCTGAGCGCCGCCGCGACACCCGCCACGGTGGTGGCGGCCCCACGGGTGCGTGTGCTCGGTGTCGGCGTCGATCTCGTCGACATGGACTCGGCCCTCGACGCCGTGGTCGGCGCCGCCCGGCCCGAGCGCAGCGGCGCGCCCCTGCAGGTGGTCACGCTCAACCCGGAGATGGTGATGCGGGCCCGGCGCGACCCGGCCCTGGGGGCGATCATCGAGGCCGCCGGGCTGGTGGTGCCCGACGGCATCGGGCTGGTGCTGGCGCTGCGCCGCCGCGGCTACGGTGGCGCCGGCCGGGTCGCCGGCGCCGACCTGCTCGAGCGCTACGCCGAGCGGGCCGCGCCGCTGGGCCAGCGGCTCGCGCTGGTGGGTGGCGCGCCCGGGGTCGCCGCCCTCGCCGCCGCCGAGCTCGAGCGCCGTCACCCCGGGCTGCGGGTGGTGGCCGCCGACGGCGGCGACCCCGGCAGCGAGACCGCCGACCGGCTCCGCGCCGCCGCCCCGGACGCGGTCTTCGCCGCCTACGGCGCCGGCCGGCAGGAGAGC comes from the Candidatus Dormiibacterota bacterium genome and includes:
- a CDS encoding WecB/TagA/CpsF family glycosyltransferase yields the protein MDSALDAVVGAARPERSGAPLQVVTLNPEMVMRARRDPALGAIIEAAGLVVPDGIGLVLALRRRGYGGAGRVAGADLLERYAERAAPLGQRLALVGGAPGVAALAAAELERRHPGLRVVAADGGDPGSETADRLRAAAPDAVFAAYGAGRQESFLAAHLAAIGAGVGMGVGGALDFLSGRVRRAPAVVRRAGLEWAWRLARQPWRARRQAVLPLFWWLDRRECAALPPSRRGE
- the rpsI gene encoding 30S ribosomal protein S9, with protein sequence MPASEHYYNGTGRRKNAVARVRLIPGDGVLVINGKSPSEYFGRRDLETIVTQPLRVTDTIGRFVASIKVQGGGVAGQAGAVCHGIARALCLADENLREPLKRAGLLTRDPREKERKKYGLKRARKAPQYTKR